A single genomic interval of Bacillus sp. es.036 harbors:
- a CDS encoding rhodanese-like domain-containing protein gives MEWIIALLVAIIVYVVITRYIQKRNLKTLTEEEFRAGYRKAQLIDVREPNEFDNGHILGARNIPVSQLKMRIKEIRKDQPVYMYDYNGIIVARAASILRKHGIKDLYQLKGGFKKWGGKVKKK, from the coding sequence ATGGAATGGATTATCGCATTACTCGTCGCGATCATTGTGTATGTTGTCATTACTCGCTACATACAGAAAAGGAATTTGAAAACGTTAACGGAGGAAGAATTCCGAGCGGGCTACCGTAAAGCCCAACTGATTGATGTTCGTGAACCAAACGAATTTGATAACGGCCATATTCTTGGCGCAAGAAATATTCCTGTTAGTCAACTCAAAATGCGTATTAAAGAAATTCGCAAAGACCAGCCAGTCTATATGTATGATTACAACGGAATTATTGTCGCTCGTGCTGCAAGCATCCTTAGAAAGCACGGGATCAAGGACCTTTATCAGTTAAAAGGCGGCTTCAAAAAATGGGGCGGAAAAGTAAAGAAGAAATAA